One part of the Rutidosis leptorrhynchoides isolate AG116_Rl617_1_P2 chromosome 1, CSIRO_AGI_Rlap_v1, whole genome shotgun sequence genome encodes these proteins:
- the LOC139863502 gene encoding uncharacterized protein: MKLVQKDSEKILWEQMRSNTTSPILSNRGCTYPRHMLYLIFVLCLTYLLYTLKLLNTSSNVSCNDKDLVFSAHNSIPNITHLPTAPEIIPPEKTELKHIVFGIAASAKLWEKRKNYIKLWWKKEHKMRGIVWLDSPVKTQIDDGLPPLKISGDTSHFAYKNKQGHRSAIRISRIISETIKLGMSNVRWFVMGDDDTVFITENLVRVLNKYDHNQFYYIGSLSESHLQNIYFSYGMAYGGGGFAISYPLAKALVKMQDRCIQRYPGLYGSDDRMQACMAELGVPLTKESGFHQYDVYGNLFGLLAAHPVTPLVTLHHLDVVEPIFPDVTRAEALKRLMQPMMLDSAGLIQQSICYDPSKSWTVSVSWGFAIQVFRGIMSPREVEMPSRTFLNWYRRADYTAYAFNTRPVARNPCQKPFVFYMTKVRLNSTTNNTISEYAHHRVPHPACKWKMADPSNLDKVVVYKKPDPQLWDRSPRRNCCRVLESKRKGLVVDVGLCADGEISEV; encoded by the exons ATGAAATTAGTTCAAAAAGATTCAGAAAAAATCTTATGGGAGCAAATGAGATCCAATACAACATCACCCATTTTATCTAACAGAGGATGCACATATCCAAGACATATGCTTTACCTAATCTTTGTTCTGTGTTTAACTTATCTTCTTTACACTCTTAAGCTTCTTAACACAAGCTCAAATGTTTCTTGTAACGATAAAGATTTAGTCTTTTCAGCTCATAATTCAATACCCAACATTACCCATTTACCGACGGCGCCGGAGATCATCCCGCCGGAGAAAACAGAGCTTAAACATATAGTATTTGGGATTGCAGCTTCAGCAAAGCTATGGGAAAAAAGGAAAAATTACATAAAGTTATGGTGGAAAAAAGAGCACAAAATGAGGGGTATTGTTTGGTTGGATTCTCCGGTGAAAACCCAGATCGACGACGGTCTACCGCCGTTGAAAATTTCCGGCGACACATCACATTTTGCATATAAGAATAAACAGGGTCACAGGTCAGCTATCAGGATATCAAGGATAATATCAGAGACTATTAAATTAGGTATGAGTAATGTGAGGTGGTTTGTGATGGGAGATGATGATACAGTTTTTATAACTGAGAATCTTGTTAGGGTTTTGAATAAGTATGATCATAATCAGTTTTATTATATTGGGAGTTTGTCAGAAAGTcatttacaaaatatatattttagtTATGGGATGGCttatggtggtggtggttttgCAATAAGTTACCCATTAGCTAAAGCTTTAGTTAAGATGCAAGATAGATGTATTCAGAGGTATCCTGGTTTGTATGGTTCTGATGATAGGATGCAGGCTTGTATGGCTGAACTTGGTGTTCCACTTACTAAAGAATCTGGATTTCATCAG TATGACGTGTACGGGAATTTATTTGGGTTACTTGCTGCACACCCGGTGACACCGCTAGTCACATTGCACCACTTAGATGTTGTTGAGCCAATTTTCCCAGACGTGACACGGGCCGAAGCCCTGAAAAGACTAATGCAACCAATGATGCTCGACTCAGCTGGGCTCATACAACAATCAATTTGTTACGATCCGTCAAAGAGTTGGACTGTTTCAGTTTCTTGGGGGTTTGCCATTCAAGTTTTTAGAGGAATCATGTCTCCGCGTGAAGTGGAAATGCCATCTAGAACTTTTTTGAATTGGTACCGAAGAGCTGATTACACGGCCTATGCATTTAACACACGTCCCGTTGCTAGAAACCCTTGTCAAAAACCGTTTGTCTTTTACATGACAAAGGTTCGATTAAATTCTACAACAAACAACACCATCAGTGAATATGCACACCATCGTGTACCTCATCCTGCTTGTAAATGGAAGATGGCTGATCCTTCAAATCTTGATAAAGTTGTCGTATATAAAAAACCTGATCCACAATTATGGGATAGG TCGCCTAGGAGAAACTGTTGCAGGGTTTTGGAGTCGAAGAGGAAAGGTTTGGTCGTTGATGTTGGATTATGTGCTGATGGCGAGATAAGTGAAGTATAA